DNA sequence from the Candida dubliniensis CD36 chromosome 5, complete sequence genome:
ttgctgttgttgctgttgttgctgttgctgttgttgctgataATTCGAGTATTGTGAGTTTCTGGTaacttcattattaaaattattccCCATTTgatcatttaaattaaatatcaTGGGACTATTAGAACTATTCATTTGTTCATCTTGTTCTAATATCATTGGATCTCctaaatttgtttcaaagGCATTAAATCGTGAAAACtgatcaatatcattaacaacaacaccatcattattattactattattgttttgtttggtaggtgtagtagtagtagtatttctttgatttgaattattgttattcaAGTTTTTCGATGAGAAATTATCTGTTTTATTCctaccattattattgttgttgttattcaGTTTTGTATCTTTAACATAAGCACCTATTTCAGCAATAAACTCAGTATTACTTGGCAattcataatcaatattttggaATCCAttagttgtagttgttgttccaTTAGAAggtaaattgaaatatttagaATTGCCATTAGTattactgttgttgttatgtGGTAAATCAGTAACAAATGGAGGTGGAGCTaatccaaaatcaaaatctaCTGGGAATCCTCCATTTTGATGATATGAACTActagaattattattgttattctcatcatcaacaatatttgaattcatATTACTATTgctgttattattattattattattactatttgGGAAAGTCATTATTGTATCAGAATTCTGtgattgattataattttgtaattgatgtctttgtaattgttcattatttttatcaaacaaGGAAGTTAAGAATGCGTTataatcattcaatttaaatatCATCTACTATTATTAGGACGGGATGAAATGACAAACAATTCCTTAGTGTAATCCAAAATTAAAGGATCAAgtgaattaattgtttcaaatatataaaaagaaagggcCACTTgatatatttgtatttgataataataaaaattaattttttaaagatTTTGCAAAGTCAAAAACGTATTCGCgtattaaatttatcaaatgaaaGTAAATAAAAACGATAGTACTCTTCAATAGAATGTTAAAATGAAAGGATAATATAATACaatttaatattgaatACCAATAAGTTATAGTAATTTGAgaagaaaattgaaaaattgaaaaattgacaaGACAGGAAGGGGGGGAGGGACGATATTGTTCGAAATTAATGggatatttatattaatttgatatttgataatttcttttcttgaatTTATACTTATCAAGTGAATAGTATAGCTAAAAAACTCTCCAAAcggttttcttttaattccTTTTTAGTAGGGTTGAGTCAATTAtagattgaaaaagaaaccgAAGTGGTATATatatgaagaaaaaaaggaaaaaccAAATTCTCTGTCTCTCTGTCAGTTTATGctaatcaagaaaaacCTAAATTAGTTATTCAATCGATAAAGTGTAAAAGTACGTTAACGACTGGCTTTGGATGATGTCTATAACTCTTGCTATTAAGTGGGGCTGAAAACACTAATAGGGGGGGGGGACTGGAAGGGTGCGGTGTTTATATTCTAGTTGGATTTCTAAAAGGAACAAACAGTAATGATTTATAAAAGTTGATCTTGATATAGGGAAATACTGTCAAAAATCTTGAATAAAAAATGAATCGCCTAGTTGAATGTAATCAATATCAGTTACTGGTTGGTTGgcttgatttgatttgattgatagtaattttataaagaggaaaagaaaacttaaaaaaaaaaaaaaaaaaaaaaaaaaattcttttccaaaaatcaacttttagaattcaattaaaatttatgTAGAAATATGCAAACTGacttcaaaaaaaattccttttagttccaaaaaaaacttaactttacaaaaagaaagttgGTAATATCCAAAATTGATTGGATAGGTTGGGTTTCAAAACAACTAAAAAGAGAATGGAAAGTCATTAAACAAtgcaaataaaaaaaaattaaaatccCGTTTAGTcctttcaaattctttccttttgttatttttgaatGCCCTTTaagaatagaatagaaaCTTACAAAATGTAATGAAAATAGaacataaacaaaaaaaaaggaaatcAGGGTAAGAAAACTTTATTACACATTCGGAAGATTTAATCCGTACAGCTAGGAAGACGGCTCTTCCCAATAgtaagaagaagaagaagcagGGACTCGGTTATCAAGAAAAACTCTCACCCCCACCACACACacataaattgattgagtCTTTACGTAATAtgtttcttcaattaattgaatttggatTAGATATATCTTGACTTGTATTCAAAAAGAGAGTGATACTTCTATAACAGAAAACagcatttgaaaaagaattagaaaCGACACCTAGTTAGTAGTAATTGATgttaaacaaacaaactcAATAATGGAACTTTCTAAGAAAAGACTTTTGTTAACGGAAATAACAAAGgtggaaaaagaaagaaagaaagaaagaaagaaatcaaatatttacGGTGTACacttgtttgtttgtgaATATTATAGGTCACACACATAGATTTACATTGGAtccattcattcattcatatTTGAGTAATAATTGGAAATAATCACCCCACTTTATTCTTGTTTCCCGTGGTCCAGCAATATTGAGgctttgatttcttttctatTGAACATTGTTTTATTAAGGTCAGGTACAATTGGTATCTTTGCtttagttttcttttttaaaaaacttATAACTGTTCTCTCATGTAATAGTTTCCCTCTTGAAAGTAAATCCGAAGAGATTAAACTTACTTTTTGAACTCCCCCCCCTTCCTTGCCTAGCCTTTACAAAGTATTAACTCCCCGAATATGCCCGATGGCTGAAACTTAATTATAAAGGCATTGTTGTTCATTAAATCCATTGTTTAATTATCGCCATTGTTTGAATACTACGATTGTTCAGTTTATGGCTAGTGAACGAAAAAACCTAAACTGTAACCTACTTGCAAAAAAGAGTTGTTtcaattatcatcatctatCTATGTATGCACataacatcatcatcatcctcaTCTCTATTTTGACAGAATTGAGATAAAATGGTTATTCGCCTAGTTGTATTCgttttcctttcttttccGAATTGACAATGGAAAAACCAGGATCAAAAGTTTTGTGCCAAGAAGATTCAAATCAAAGCCAGATTGCGAAAAGAGTCTGGCCCCAGTTGCAGTCCCAGCTACAGTCCTAAGGCTCAGTCGATATTTCGCCGCCGGAgaataaaagaaagaatcaCAAAAACAAGacgcaaaaaaaaaaatcgtATGATTTTGCATCCATCGTCCTGCATGTTGTTAATCTCGCCTGATGGATAATAATGCACATTTATGTATGGCATGTATGCAAGTGTGtagacaacaacaacaacaacaacgcCCACCATGACTAAAAAATCTCTACAAATTCCAAATTCAGATATGATTTACGATCAAAATCACTCCTCATCAACCCAATCttaaaagaaatgaaaaaccaaaataGAAATTTAGCAATAACggttttattaattgatttggcATATGAATATGAACATCGTAGTACCCTTGTAATGCCTGTTGACAATTTGCAAAGTGAAATCCTTAAttccaagaaaaaaaaaacacgTAGACTTTAATTAAAAGCAAGAAAAACAACAGAGACAGACCCTTGTAAATGAACCATTTCTGTTTTAATATTGTACAGTCTGGAAATTGAAGTGaggaggaaaaaaaaaggataaACTAAGATCTTGCTTAACCTCTATCCACATATTGAGATTCTTCCTTCTCctccattattattgaaaaaaaaaatgtattaAGTTGGATCTTAGATTTCAAGTGCTACTCATGGGTTTTCTAGATACCAGAAGTTAAGAGAggggaagaagaagaagtagagAAAAGGGGCCCTACTTTTggagaataataataaaattaaatccGATACTTgctttgtttctttctattTGGTTCCTTTTTTGCATTGATGTAAGACCATGTATTTTATGTATATGTCAAATTATGCAGCGTTATCCCTccctctctctctctccaaaaaaagaaaatagcCATATTCCTTGATAGATTTTATGTCTCCCGAATTCATCCTATCTTTTTCCCTTCCCGTTTATTTCTTCTGATATTAGGTTTTTGGTGTAGAGAGCAACATTTtctacttttttttaaccCATCAATCCCCTCCCAAACTAAACTTTGATTATCTTAGTTGGTTCATTTCTATAACGTGTCAGTCTTTTTGTCAGAACACAAATTCATTCTCTCATTCtcttttaaatatttaatattagCTCTGTCGTGGACTTGGaagttaataaatttttgtaTACACTCATATTCTGCTTCATTAACATAaggttgcaaaaaaaaaaaaaaatctaatCACGTGCTATATTACACGTGACATGGATTGAAGggcttgttttttttttttttcatcgTTGATCCAACCATTCCTCATCTCATCTTTTTGATTCCTCGTTTGGTTGCTTTTTCCTTTGTCTCTGTTCATATCCACCCCCCCCCCTACTATCTAATATGTCTGAATTACATGATTTATGTAAATTTCCAATTCGGCCAATTGATCAATCTTATATTGAAAAGTTGACTCAATATCTTAAAGATGGAATTCCAGCAACTTATACTATTGAAGAAGcatataattatattaataatatcaatattgaaccaacaacaacgacaacTCCATTACATTTAATATGTCAAAATGCACCAATTGATATTACTAATgatgaacaaaaaataatttcccAAATGgtagaaaaattatttgaatatgGAGCAGGATGGAGTTTTActgatattaataatcaaacTCCTGGATGTATTTTAATTTCGAGAAGACAAAAAATAGGTAATGAAAAATGGATGAATGATGtatatcaacaaattattgatgCTGGAGTTAGAGCAGAATTGTTGTTAAGAAAAgtaaatgaatttgaagaagttgaatttattgatgaagaagaagaagaagaagaagaagaaattccTCAATTAGTGGAGGATCAACAAGAAACCaaagaagaacaacaactacaacaacaatctggtgatattgatgatgcaCCTGATGCACCATcacaaaatcaacaatcatatttaaatacaaaattagaatatattaatgatgCATTAATTActaaaaatgataaagatGGAGTAATGATGGCTTGGGAAAATGATATTATGAAATTAGCCAGTGATACCATAACTTCAAACCTTGACTCCGATGACAATCATGATTCagaattaaatattttaaatattgGATTTGGAATGGGGATAATTGATAACATGATTCAATCCAAACTTAAAGACCATCCTAATGCTAAACATTATATTTGTGAAGCTCATCCTGATGTATtagaaaaaatgaaattggatGGATGgtataataaatcaaatgtaATAATATTAGAAGGAAGATGGcaagataaattaaatgaattattgtCTTCATCAGAACAAAAAGTGCCAGTATTTTTTGATGGGATTTATTATGATACATTTCTGGAACATTATCAAGATATGttagaattatttgatattattgttggATTATTAAAACCCAATGggattttttcatttttcaatggatTAGGAGCTGATAGacaaattatttatcaagtttataaaaatttattaattattgatttagaaaattATGGATTAAATTGTcaatttaaagaaattgaaatccCCATAGAAAAATTTTGGAATGAATCAAAAGA
Encoded proteins:
- a CDS encoding arginine N-methyltransferase, putative (Similar to S. cerevisiae RMT2); this encodes MSELHDLCKFPIRPIDQSYIEKLTQYLKDGIPATYTIEEAYNYINNINIEPTTTTTPLHLICQNAPIDITNDEQKIISQMVEKLFEYGAGWSFTDINNQTPGCILISRRQKIGNEKWMNDVYQQIIDAGVRAELLLRKVNEFEEVEFIDEEEEEEEEEIPQLVEDQQETKEEQQLQQQSGDIDDAPDAPSQNQQSYLNTKLEYINDALITKNDKDGVMMAWENDIMKLASDTITSNLDSDDNHDSELNILNIGFGMGIIDNMIQSKLKDHPNAKHYICEAHPDVLEKMKLDGWYNKSNVIILEGRWQDKLNELLSSSEQKVPVFFDGIYYDTFSEHYQDMLELFDIIVGLLKPNGIFSFFNGLGADRQIIYQVYKNLLIIDLENYGLNCQFKEIEIPIEKFWNESKDKSIWDDVKRSYWSCPIYYHPIIKFIDDI